A stretch of DNA from Mycolicibacterium celeriflavum:
CAATCATGTTCCAGACTGCCTTGGCCGTTGCCTTTGTGGCGTCTGCCGCGAGTTTGCCTCCAGCTCCGATCACGATAGCTATCAAGACGGACCCAGGGTCGAATCCGGAACGCTCCTTGACATTGAACCCTTCGCCGAGATCGCCCGCCGTCAGACCGAGCTCGGCCAATGCACCCGGGTCGCCTGCAAGTTCGTTCGTGGCATTGTCAACTGCTTCTTGAAGTTGGCTGCCGAGTAGTGCGCCCTGCTCGTAGACCGCAAGGACGACTTCGTCATTGTTATTCAAGGTTCCCTCCCCAGCCCGGACCCCAGGCCTTTTCAAGCGATGTTAGCCAAGTGCGACGTGGTGGCGAGCGACTTCTACGGCAAGCTCACGCCATCTGCTTGCAATTACTGAACAGTGGCTGGGCATCGCGCAGGCATTCGCGGGCCCGCCGGGCGCCGGCCGCGATTAGTCGCCTAAAGCTGGCCTGCCGAGTCCGCGCGGCCGTCGCCGTCGCTGTCGGTCAGCTTGATGTCCCACCGGCCGTCGGCATCGGTGTCGATGAACGCCGACCCACCGCCCAGTGCCCGGTCCGCAAGCCCGTCACCGTCGACATCGAGCAGCCGGTCGTCGGCCTGCCCGTCGGCGTCGAGATCGACCAGCGGCCCGCCCAACTGCTCCACGCCGTCGAGCCCGAACCACCGCAGTTGCCCGGCCCGGTCCACGCTGACCATCCACGTGCCGGTCCCGTCGTCGGAGAAATAGGCCGCCGCGCCGGCGTGGTCGCGCACGAGACGATCGGCGAGCCCGTCCGCGTCGAGGTCGGCCATCGCGTCGTCGACCAGGCCGTCACCGTCGAAATCGAGCCCGACCGCGTCGAACGACCCGTCACCATCCACATCCACGTCGGGCTCGGCGGACCAGATCGTCGCCGACCCGTCGCCGTCGCTCAGGCAGTAGTCCATGCCTGATCAGACGCTGCGCCGCCGCGGAGCGTTCCGCGGGGTCATCCGATCTGCGCGAGCGACCGCCGTCGCACACCCGCGAGCGGCGTGTCGCGGGGCAGACGCGGTCGCTCGCGGAAAAGGGGCAGAAGGGGGCTCACCGTCTCGCGTTCCACCACGCCAGCAGTTCCTCGACGGCCTCCTCGCGCGACAGCGGCCCGCGGTCCAGCCGCAGTTCCTTCAGGTACTGCCACGCCTCGCCGACCAGCGGGCCGGCCGGGATACCGAGAATCTCCATGATCTCGTTGCCGTTGAGATCGGGCCGCACCCGCGCGAGATCCTCCTTCTCGGCGAGCTCGGCGATTCGGTGCTCGAGGTCGTCGTAGTTGGCCTGAAGCCGCGCCGCGCGGCGCTTGTTGCGGGTGGTGCAGTCGGCGCGCACCAATTTGTGCAGCTTCGGCAGCAGCGGACCCGCGTCGGTCACGTACCGGCGCACCGCCGAGTCCGTCCACTTCCCGCCGCCGTAACCGTGGAACCGCAGGTGCAGATACACCAGCTGCGACACGTCGTCGATCATCTGCTTGGAGTACTTCAGCGCCCGCATCCGCTTGCGGGTCATCTTCGCGCCCACGACCTCGTGGTGGTGGAAGCTGACCCCGCCGTTGGGTTCGTGCTTACGGGTGGCGGGCTTGCCGATGTCATGCAGCAGCGCCGCCCAGCGCAGCACCAGATCGGGTCCGTCGTCCTCCAACGCGATGGCCTGCCGCAACACCGTCAGCGAATGCCAGTACACGTCCTTGTGCTGATGGTGCTCGTCGATGGCCATCCGCATCGCGCCGACCTCGGGCAGCACCACATCACCCAACCCGGTCTGCACCATCAGGTCGATGCCCGCGACCGGGTCGGCGCCGAGCAGCAGCTTGTCCAGTTCGGCGGCCACCCGCTCGGCGGTGATGCGGTTCAACTGCGGCGCCAGCTCCAATAGCGCCGTCACCACCCGCGGAGCCACCGTGAACTCCAACTGCGAAACGAACCGCGCTGCGCGCAGCATGCGCAGCGGATCGTCGCCGAATGACACCTCCGGCGCGGCTGGCGTATCGAGCGACCTGGCACGCAACGCCGCCAGACCGTTCAGCGGATCGTGGAATCCGCCGAGGCCGCCTGGCTGCTCGGGGTCGACCCGCACGGCCATCGCGTTGACGGTGAAATCGCGCCGCACCAGGTCGTCGTCGAGGTTGTCGCCGAACCGCACCTCGGGGTTGCGCGACACCTGGTCGTAACTGTCGGCGCGGTACGTGGTGATCTCCAGCCGCAGCCCGCCCCTGCCGACGCCGAGCGTGCCGAACTCGATGCCGGTGTCCCACAGCGAACCGGCCCACGGCCGCAGGAACTTCTGCATCTGTTCGGGCCGGGCGTCGGTGGTGAAATCGAGGTCGGTCAGCAACCGGCCGAGCAGCGCGTCGCGGACACTGCCGCCGACGAGGTACAACTCGTGACCGGCGTCAGCGAACAGCCGACCGAGATCGCGCAGCACCTCGCGGTGGCTGTTCAGCGCAACTTGCGCGGTGGCAAGCAGTTCGGCGTCGGACGCGGCTTCGGGCACGTTCGGACAGCTTAATCGGCAACGGCTCAGTCACGACCGGTGAGTGCGACGGGGGCGTATGTAGGTGGCAGCTACTATCGCTTGGGTGTCGGACGGCGAACAGGCCAAACCACGACGGCGCCGGGGGCGGCGCCGCGGCCGACGCGCGGCAGGCCCCCCCGAGGCAGTGTCCGACCCATCCATCCAGCCCCGCAAGCGTCCGGTCCCGCAGCCCGTTCCCGGTGGCCACCACAACAATGCCGCGCTCAACGGCAACGCCGACACCAAGGGCAAGCAGTCGAAGAAGGGGCGCCCGCGCCGACCGCCCGACCGGCTGCGAACCGTGCACGAGACATCGGCCGGCGGACTGGTCATCGACGGACTCGACGGCCCCAAGGACGGGCAGGTCGCGGCCCTGATCGGGCGCATCGACCGGCGCGGCCGGATGCTGTGGTCGCTGCCCAAGGGGCACATCGAGATGGGCGAGACCGCCGAACAGACCGCCGTCCGCGAGGTCGCCGAGGAGACCGGGGTCGAAGGCAAGGTGCTCGCGGCGCTGGGCAGCATCGACTACTGGTTCGTCACCGAAGGCCGCCGCGTGCACAAGACCGTGCACCACTATTTGATGCGGTTCCTCGGCGGTGAACTGTCCGACGAGGACGTCGAGGTCAGCGAGGTGGCCTGGGTGCCGCTGAAGGAGCTGCCGTCCCGGCTGGCCTACGCCGACGAACGCCGGCTCGCTGAGGTCGCCGGTGAGCTGATCGACAAGCTGCACGCCGACGGCCCGGCCGCCCTGCCGCCGCTTCCGCGGTCGTCGCCGCGGCGCCGGCCGCAGACGCATTCGCACACCCGCAACCGTCGGCCCGACGGACCCGCGCAACCGTCCCTGGGCGCCGAGCGGACGAACGGCTGCGGACAGGGCCCGTGACCTCCGGCGCGCTGCTGCGCCTGCTGACCGCGCTGATCCTGCTCGCGCTCAGCGCCCTCCCGATCGCCGTACCGCACCCCGCCGCGGGCCAACCCGGTTCGACGCCGTTCCTGCAGGTGCGCATCGACCGCGTCACCCCCGACGTGGTCACCACGACCAGCGAGCCCACCGTCACGGTCACCGGCACCGTGCTCAATGTCGGGGACCGGCCGGTGCGCGACGTGGTGGTGCGGCTGGAGGACGCCGGTGCGGTGACAACGTCCAGCGGGCTGCGCACCAACCTCACCGGCGACGTCGGCCAGTTCGAACCGATCGGCGACTTCGTCACGCTGACCCCGGAACTGCCTCGCGGACAACAGGTTCCGTTCGTCCTGTCGTATCCGCTGCGCTCGGCCGGCCAGCCTTCGCTCAGCATCGACCAGCCTGGCGTGTATCCGGTGATGGTCAACGTGAACGGCACCCCGGACTACGGCGAGCCGGCCCGCCTCGACGACGCCCGCTTCCTGCTGCCCGTACTCGGCGTTCCACCGGATCCGGCGACCGAGTCCACGACCGACGCAGTGGCCGCGGTCGAACCGCCCGACACCTCCAAACCCGTCGAGCTGACCCTGCTGTGGCCGATCGCGGACCGGCCCCGACTGGCGGCGGGGGCACCCGGCGGCGCCACCCCGGTTCGCCTGACCGACGACGACCTCGCCACCTCGCTGGCCGCGGGCGGCCGGCTCGACACCCTGTTGTCGGCGGCCGAGTTCGCCACCAGCCCCGAAGTCGACCCCGACGGAAGGGTGCACGCGGCGACGTGTCTGGCCGTCGACCCGGATCTACTCGTCACCGTCAACGCGATGACAGGCGGCTACGTCGTCAACATCGGCCCCGACGCGGGACCCGGCACGCCGACCCGTCCGGGCACCGGCCAGGCCGCCGCGGTGGCGTGGTTGAACCGGCTCAAGGCGTTGGCGCAGCGAATGTGCGTCACCGCGACCACCTACGCACAGGCCGACCTCGACGCGTTGCGCCGCGTCGGAGATCGCGGGCTCAGCCGGATCGCCACCACCTCCGCGAGCGACATCGTCGACCAGATTCTCGGCATCGCATCGGTCCGCGGCGTCAGCCTCGTCGGCGACGGACCGCTGACCACCCCCGCCGTGCGGCTGTTGTCCGAGCGGGGCGGCCAGACGGTGGCCATCGCGGCCGGATCCGGCTCGGAAAACGGCTCGGACGCCGCGCAAGCCGGCACGGCCGACACCACGCCGGTGCGCTACACGCCGCAACTCGTCGCCGCACCGTTCGATCCGGCGGTGGGGGCCGCGCTCGCGGGCGCGGGCACCGACCCGGTGGCCCCGGGGTATCTGGACCCGTCCCTCGACATTCCGCTGCAACGCGACTCGGCGGTGGCGCGGCGTCAGGATGCGCTCGGCGCGGTGCTGTGGCGCGGGCTGAATCCCGACGTCGCGCCGCGCACACAGATCCTGATGCCGCCGCTTGCGTGGAGCCTGCAGCCCGACGACGCCCGGGCGCTGTTCACGGCGGTGGCCACCGCGATCAACGCCGGGCTGGCGCGGCCGCGTCCGCTGCCCGCGGTGATCGCCGGGGCCGGCGCGGTCCCACCGCAGGAGATGGCCCCGCTGCCCGGCGACGACATCGGCGATCCCGACGCCCGCTTCGACGATGAGTTGATCTCGGGTATCTCGGCGGTCACCGGACGGCTGTGGGGGCTGACCGCGGCGCTGACCACCGACGTGCGGACCGGCCTGACGGGGTACGGGTACACCGCGCCGCTGCGCGAGGACATGCTGCGGGCGTTGAGCCAGTCGGTACCGGCCGACGCCCGCAACGGCCTGGCCCAGCAACGGCTCACCACCGTCGGGCACACGGTCGACGACATTTTCAACGCGGTCACCATCGTCAACCCGGGCGGCTCCTACACCCTGGCCACCGAACGCAGCCCACTGCCGCTGGCGCTGCGCAACGACCTGCCGGTGCCGATCCGGGTCCGGCTCCACGTCGACGCGCCACCCGGGATGACCGTGACCGACATGGGTGAGATCGAATTGCCGCCGGGCTTTTTGCCGTTGCGGGTGCCCATCGAAGTGCACTTCACTCAACGGGTCGCCGTCGATGTCGCGCTGCGCACGGTCGACGGCATTCCGCTCGGGGAGCCGGTGCGGTTGTCGTTGCACTCCAACGCGTACGGCAAGGTGCTGTTCTTCATCACGCTGTCGGCGGGCGCGGTGCTGGTGCTGCTCGCCGGCCGCCGGCTGTGGCACCGGTTCCGCGGCCAGCCGGACCGTGCCGACCTCGAGGCCGACCCCCACCGTCCCGATCCGCTCGATGTCGCGCTGCACTACGACGACGACTCCCCCGACGCGCCGCTGAGCCGGTCCGGGCGCAAGGGCACCGGCTCCTCCGGTGAGACCGGATGAATACCGCCGTGCCGCCGCGCCGGCCGCCGCGCCCTGCCCCGCCGCGGCTCAGCCGGGGTCCGGCGCCGCGTAGACGGGCCGGACGCCCCGAACTCTCCGACGCCGCGGTGGTGTCGCGGTCGTGGGGCATGGCGGTCGCGACGCTGGTCAGCCGGCTCACCGGATTCGCCCGCATCGTGCTGCTGGCGACCATCCTCGGTGCCGCGCTGTCCAGTGCGTTCTCGGTCGCCTACCAACTGCCGAACCTGATTGCCGCGCTGGTCCTGGAGGCGACGTTCACCGCGATCTTCGTGCCGGTGCTGGCACGCGCCGAGCGCGACGACCCCGACAACGGCACGGCGTTCGTGCGCCGGCTGGTCACATTGGCGACGACGCTGCTGCTGATCGCCGCCGCGCTGTCGGTGGCCTCAGCGCCGATGCTCGTCGGGCTGATGCTCGGCGGGAATCCGGAGGTCAACCGAGACCTCACCACCGCGTTCGCCTACCTATTGCTGCCCCAGGTGCTGTTCTACGGGCTGTCGTCGGTGTTCATGGCAATCCTCAACACCCGCAACGTGTTCGGGCCGCCCGCATGGGCGCCGGTGTGCAACAACCTGGTCGCGTTGGCCACCCTGGGCCTGTATCTCGTTGTGCCGGGCAAACTCTCGGTCGATCCCGTGCAGATGGGCAACGCGAAGCTTCTGGTGCTGGGTATCGGGATGACGCTCGGCACGGTGACGCAGGTCCTGGTGCTGTTGGTGGCGATCCGCCGTGAACGCATCAGCCTGCGCCCGCTGTGGGGCGTCGACGAGCGGATGAAGCAGTTCGGCGCGATGGCCGGGGCGATGGTGCTGTATGTGTTGATCAGCCAGATCGGGTTGATCGTCGGCAACCGAATCGCCAGCGGCGCTGCGGCTTCCGGCCCCGCGATCTACAACTACACGTGGTTGGTGCTGCAGTTGCCGTTCGGCATGATCGGCGTGACGGTGCTGACGGTCGTGATGCCGCGGTTGAGCCGTAACGCCGCCGCCAACGATCAGCGCGCGGTGCTCGCAGACCTCTCGTTGGCCACCCGGCTGACCATGGTGACGCTCATCCCGATCGTGGCGCTGATGACGGTCGGCGGTCCGGCCATCGGCAGCGCGCTCTTCGCCTACGGCAACTTCGGCGAGGTCGACGCCAACTACCTCGGCATGGCGATCACGCTGTCGGCGTTCACGTTGATTCCCTACGCGCTGGTTCTGCTACAGCTTCGGGTCTTCTACGCCCGCCAGCAGCCGTGGACGCCGATCCTGCTGATCCTGGTGATCACGACCGTCAAGATCATCGCCTCGATCATCGCGCCCTATCTCACCGACGACCCCGATCTGGTGGCCGGGTATCTCGGCACCGCGAACGGCCTGGGCTTCCTGGCGGGCGCGACCGTCGGCTACTTCCTGCTGCGGGCCAATCTCGACCCGCCCGACGGACGGCTGATCAGCCTGCAGGTGGTCCGCACGATCCTGGTCACCATCGCCGCCTCGCTGCTCGCCGGCCTGCTGGCTCATGTCGTCGACCAACTCCTCGGGCTGGAGTCGCTGACGCGCAATTGGGGCGGCGCCGGGTCGCTGCTGCGGCTGGCGGTGATCGGCCTGATCATGGCGCCGGTCATCGTCGCGGTGCTGCTGGCCGCGCAGGTGCCCGACGCCCACGCGGCACTGGCCGCCGTGCGTCGCCGCCTGGGCCGTCCGACGCGGATGCCCCCGACCCGTGCCGCCGCCGCCGACCGGCCACGCGGACGCACCCCCCTCACGTACCCTGAACAGAGGAATTCGTCCCCGCCAGGGCGGCGTCACAGCCCGTCGACCGTCCGGCGCGGACCACCTCCCCCAGGTGCCTGGGACCGGATGCGGAAAGGACCAGCGGTGAGCGACGAACCCGCCAGCGGCTCCGCGCCCAGTCCCGACAGCACCGCCACCACCAAGATGCCGCTGTCCTCGAGCGGGCAGTCCGAGGTCGCCGCCGACGACCTTCAGCCCGACGTGCCCGAGCCCACCAGCGGCTCTGCGACCACGGAGTTCGCGGCCGACAACGGCACCGCCCGGATACCGGTGTCGGGCCGGCCGCCGTCGGACTACGGCGGCGACCCCACCCGGGAACCGCTCGCGTTCGACCCGCCGCGCGAACCGGCCATCGAGGCCGCCACCTCCGACGAGGACGTCCACCTCATCCCCGGAGCGGTGATCGGCGGGGGCCGCTACCGGTTGCTGGTGTTCCACGGTGGACCCCCCACCCTGCAGTTCTGGCAAGCGCTCGACACCGCGCTGGACCGTCAGGTCGCGCTCACCTTCGTCGATCCGGACAACACCCTGCCCGACGCGGCGCTGCGCGAGATCCTGGCCCGCACACTGAAGCTGAGCCGCCTCGACATGCCCGGTATCGCGCGGGTGCTCGACGTGGTCAACACCGGATCCGGCGGTCTGGTGGTCTCGGAGTGGATCCGGGGCGGCTCGTTGGCCGAGGTGGCCGACACCTCGCCATCGCCGATCGGTGGGGCCCGGGCCATCCAGTCGCTTGCCGCGGCGGCCGAAGCCGCGCACCGCGCGGGCGTCGCACTGTCGATCGACCACCCGAGCCGGGTGCGGGTCAGCATCGAGGGCGACGTGGCGCTGGCTTTCCCGGCGACGCTGGCCGACGCGACCCCCGAGGACGACATTCGTGGCATCGGCGCGGCGCTGTACGCGTTGCTGATCAACCGGTGGCCGCTGCCCGAGCACGGGGTCCGCAGCGGCCTGGCCCCCGCCGACCTCGACGCCGCCGGGCAGCCGATCGAACCGCGCGCGGTCGATCGGCACATCCCGTTCCAGATCTCCGCCGCGGCGGCGCGCGCCGTTCAGGAAGGCGGCGGGATCCGCAGCGCGCCGACCCTGTTGAACCTGCTTCAGCAGGCCACCGCGATCGCCGACCGGACCGAGTTGATCTCCCCCATCGACGACCCCGAAGATCCGGCGTCGCGCACCCGGGAAGTGGCCGTCGACGATCCCGAGACCCGCGCACGCCGCCGCAAGGCGCTGATGATCGGGCTCGGTGTCGGCGGCGCCATCGTCGTGGTCGCGCTGGTGGTGTTGGCCACCGTGCTGAGCCAGATCTTCGGCGACGTCGGCGACGGCCTCGGCGGCGACCGGCTCGGCCTCAACGATCCGACGACCACGGAATCGGGTGACACCGGCGGCGCCACCGGCAACGTCGTCGAACCCACTGCGGTGACGGTCTTCTCACCCGAGGGTGAGGCCGATGCGCCGGCCGAGGCGGACAATGCGATCGACGGTGACTCCTCGACGGTGTGGCCGATCGACACCTATACCGACCGGGTGCCGTTCCCGAACTTCAAGAACGGTGTCGGGCTGATGCTGCAACTTCCGGAGCCCACCACGATCGGCGAGGTGGACATCGAGCTCAACAGCACCGGCACGGCGGTGGAGATCCGCTCGGCGCAGACGTCGACGCCGTCGTCGCTGTCCGACACCACCGTGCTGACGCCCGCCACCCAGCTCAAGCCCGGGTCCAACACCATCAAGGTGGAGAACGCCTCCCCGACGTCCAACGTGCTGGTCTGGGTCTCCACCCTCGGGCAGGTCAACGGCGAGAGCCGCTCCGACATCGCCGAGATCACGCTGCGGTCGGCGTCCTGATCCTTCATCCCCAGGCCGACAAAGATGTGTCGGAAGGCGCCCGCGCGGCCGTTTAGTGTTCGCCTGTGGGGACCTTCGGGGTGCAGTCCGGCGGGGAGCGCAGCGATGCGGAGCTACTGGCCGCGCACGTCGCCGGTGACCGGTACGCGTTCGAGGAGCTGTTCTACCGCCACCACCGCCAGCTGTACCGGATCGCCCGGATCACCAGCCGCAATCCCGAAGACGCCGCCGACGCGCTGCAGGACGCGATGCTCAAGGCGCACCGCACGGCGCCGGCCTTCCGCTATGACGCCGCGGTCACCAGCTGGCTGTATCGCATCGTCGTGAATGCGTGTCTGGATCGGTTGCGGCGCAATAAAATCCGGGTCACCGAGGCGCTGTCCGACGAGCTCGGGTACATCGGCGACCCGGCAGCTCGGGTGGACACCGTGATCGTCGTCGAGCGGGCGCTGATGCGCCTACCCGTCGAGCAGCGCGCCGCGGTGGTGGCCGTCGACATGCAGGGCTACTCGGTTGCGGAGACGGCGCGCATGCTCGGCGTACCCGAGGGCACGGTCAAGAGCCGCTGCTCGCGCGCCAGGGCCAAGCTGGCCGAGGCGCTCGAGTATTTCGACGCTGAGGCGACCGCGCGTTCCGATTGAGCGGAACCGGAGGCGTATTCCCTGCGTCTTACCTCTCGTGGTGGAGACTGGCTAGCGATGCAGACGGGAACGGACGACACCTCGGATCCGGCGGTCGGTCGGGTGCGTCACGAATTGGCCCGGTTGGGCCGCAACGCGGCTTCGGCGCCGGACGTGCCACCGGAGATCCCCGCGCGCATCGCTGCCGCGTTGCAGGCCGCCGGCGATCCCGCCCACGCCGTCGAACGGCCCCGGCTGCGGCGCATCCACATCCTCGGCCTGGTGGCCGGCCTCGCCGCCGCGACGGCCGGGATTGTCATCGGAACGTCGATGCTGACCCGCGATCCGGCGC
This window harbors:
- a CDS encoding DUF6049 family protein — encoded protein: MTSGALLRLLTALILLALSALPIAVPHPAAGQPGSTPFLQVRIDRVTPDVVTTTSEPTVTVTGTVLNVGDRPVRDVVVRLEDAGAVTTSSGLRTNLTGDVGQFEPIGDFVTLTPELPRGQQVPFVLSYPLRSAGQPSLSIDQPGVYPVMVNVNGTPDYGEPARLDDARFLLPVLGVPPDPATESTTDAVAAVEPPDTSKPVELTLLWPIADRPRLAAGAPGGATPVRLTDDDLATSLAAGGRLDTLLSAAEFATSPEVDPDGRVHAATCLAVDPDLLVTVNAMTGGYVVNIGPDAGPGTPTRPGTGQAAAVAWLNRLKALAQRMCVTATTYAQADLDALRRVGDRGLSRIATTSASDIVDQILGIASVRGVSLVGDGPLTTPAVRLLSERGGQTVAIAAGSGSENGSDAAQAGTADTTPVRYTPQLVAAPFDPAVGAALAGAGTDPVAPGYLDPSLDIPLQRDSAVARRQDALGAVLWRGLNPDVAPRTQILMPPLAWSLQPDDARALFTAVATAINAGLARPRPLPAVIAGAGAVPPQEMAPLPGDDIGDPDARFDDELISGISAVTGRLWGLTAALTTDVRTGLTGYGYTAPLREDMLRALSQSVPADARNGLAQQRLTTVGHTVDDIFNAVTIVNPGGSYTLATERSPLPLALRNDLPVPIRVRLHVDAPPGMTVTDMGEIELPPGFLPLRVPIEVHFTQRVAVDVALRTVDGIPLGEPVRLSLHSNAYGKVLFFITLSAGAVLVLLAGRRLWHRFRGQPDRADLEADPHRPDPLDVALHYDDDSPDAPLSRSGRKGTGSSGETG
- the sigM gene encoding RNA polymerase sigma factor SigM yields the protein MGTFGVQSGGERSDAELLAAHVAGDRYAFEELFYRHHRQLYRIARITSRNPEDAADALQDAMLKAHRTAPAFRYDAAVTSWLYRIVVNACLDRLRRNKIRVTEALSDELGYIGDPAARVDTVIVVERALMRLPVEQRAAVVAVDMQGYSVAETARMLGVPEGTVKSRCSRARAKLAEALEYFDAEATARSD
- a CDS encoding NUDIX hydrolase; the protein is MSDGEQAKPRRRRGRRRGRRAAGPPEAVSDPSIQPRKRPVPQPVPGGHHNNAALNGNADTKGKQSKKGRPRRPPDRLRTVHETSAGGLVIDGLDGPKDGQVAALIGRIDRRGRMLWSLPKGHIEMGETAEQTAVREVAEETGVEGKVLAALGSIDYWFVTEGRRVHKTVHHYLMRFLGGELSDEDVEVSEVAWVPLKELPSRLAYADERRLAEVAGELIDKLHADGPAALPPLPRSSPRRRPQTHSHTRNRRPDGPAQPSLGAERTNGCGQGP
- the murJ gene encoding murein biosynthesis integral membrane protein MurJ; the protein is MNTAVPPRRPPRPAPPRLSRGPAPRRRAGRPELSDAAVVSRSWGMAVATLVSRLTGFARIVLLATILGAALSSAFSVAYQLPNLIAALVLEATFTAIFVPVLARAERDDPDNGTAFVRRLVTLATTLLLIAAALSVASAPMLVGLMLGGNPEVNRDLTTAFAYLLLPQVLFYGLSSVFMAILNTRNVFGPPAWAPVCNNLVALATLGLYLVVPGKLSVDPVQMGNAKLLVLGIGMTLGTVTQVLVLLVAIRRERISLRPLWGVDERMKQFGAMAGAMVLYVLISQIGLIVGNRIASGAAASGPAIYNYTWLVLQLPFGMIGVTVLTVVMPRLSRNAAANDQRAVLADLSLATRLTMVTLIPIVALMTVGGPAIGSALFAYGNFGEVDANYLGMAITLSAFTLIPYALVLLQLRVFYARQQPWTPILLILVITTVKIIASIIAPYLTDDPDLVAGYLGTANGLGFLAGATVGYFLLRANLDPPDGRLISLQVVRTILVTIAASLLAGLLAHVVDQLLGLESLTRNWGGAGSLLRLAVIGLIMAPVIVAVLLAAQVPDAHAALAAVRRRLGRPTRMPPTRAAAADRPRGRTPLTYPEQRNSSPPGRRHSPSTVRRGPPPPGAWDRMRKGPAVSDEPASGSAPSPDSTATTKMPLSSSGQSEVAADDLQPDVPEPTSGSATTEFAADNGTARIPVSGRPPSDYGGDPTREPLAFDPPREPAIEAATSDEDVHLIPGAVIGGGRYRLLVFHGGPPTLQFWQALDTALDRQVALTFVDPDNTLPDAALREILARTLKLSRLDMPGIARVLDVVNTGSGGLVVSEWIRGGSLAEVADTSPSPIGGARAIQSLAAAAEAAHRAGVALSIDHPSRVRVSIEGDVALAFPATLADATPEDDIRGIGAALYALLINRWPLPEHGVRSGLAPADLDAAGQPIEPRAVDRHIPFQISAAAARAVQEGGGIRSAPTLLNLLQQATAIADRTELISPIDDPEDPASRTREVAVDDPETRARRRKALMIGLGVGGAIVVVALVVLATVLSQIFGDVGDGLGGDRLGLNDPTTTESGDTGGATGNVVEPTAVTVFSPEGEADAPAEADNAIDGDSSTVWPIDTYTDRVPFPNFKNGVGLMLQLPEPTTIGEVDIELNSTGTAVEIRSAQTSTPSSLSDTTVLTPATQLKPGSNTIKVENASPTSNVLVWVSTLGQVNGESRSDIAEITLRSAS
- a CDS encoding pullulanase, which produces MDYCLSDGDGSATIWSAEPDVDVDGDGSFDAVGLDFDGDGLVDDAMADLDADGLADRLVRDHAGAAAYFSDDGTGTWMVSVDRAGQLRWFGLDGVEQLGGPLVDLDADGQADDRLLDVDGDGLADRALGGGSAFIDTDADGRWDIKLTDSDGDGRADSAGQL
- a CDS encoding CCA tRNA nucleotidyltransferase, whose translation is MPEAASDAELLATAQVALNSHREVLRDLGRLFADAGHELYLVGGSVRDALLGRLLTDLDFTTDARPEQMQKFLRPWAGSLWDTGIEFGTLGVGRGGLRLEITTYRADSYDQVSRNPEVRFGDNLDDDLVRRDFTVNAMAVRVDPEQPGGLGGFHDPLNGLAALRARSLDTPAAPEVSFGDDPLRMLRAARFVSQLEFTVAPRVVTALLELAPQLNRITAERVAAELDKLLLGADPVAGIDLMVQTGLGDVVLPEVGAMRMAIDEHHQHKDVYWHSLTVLRQAIALEDDGPDLVLRWAALLHDIGKPATRKHEPNGGVSFHHHEVVGAKMTRKRMRALKYSKQMIDDVSQLVYLHLRFHGYGGGKWTDSAVRRYVTDAGPLLPKLHKLVRADCTTRNKRRAARLQANYDDLEHRIAELAEKEDLARVRPDLNGNEIMEILGIPAGPLVGEAWQYLKELRLDRGPLSREEAVEELLAWWNARR